A genomic segment from Gavia stellata isolate bGavSte3 chromosome 4, bGavSte3.hap2, whole genome shotgun sequence encodes:
- the KERA gene encoding keratocan, translating to MTLKVYTSLLTLFLVNSVWTRTVRQVYDELDPEHWSHYTFECPRECFCPPSFPNALYCDNKGLKEIPAIPARIWYLYLQNNLIETISEKPFVNATHLRWINLNKNKITNSGIESGVLSKLKRLLYLFLEDNELEEVPAPLPVGLEQLRLARNKISRIPEGVFSNLENLTMLDLHQNSLLDSALQSDTFQGLNNLMQLNIAKNSLKKMPLSLPANTLQLFLDNNSIEVIPENYFSAIPKVTFLRLNYNKLSDDGIPPNGFNVSSILDLQLSHNQLTKIPPINAHLEHLHLDHNRIKSVNGTEICPVSIAVAEDYGFYGNIPRLRYLRLDGNEIQPPIPLDIMICFQLLQAVVI from the exons ATGACTTTAAAAGTCTATACAAGCCTTTTGACCTTATTCTTGGTAAATTCTGTGTGGACTCGAACTGTGAGACAAGTTTATGACGAGCTGGATCCTGAGCATTGGTCTCACTACACTTTTGAGTGCCCACGAGAGTGCTTTTGTCCTCCTAGTTTCCCCAATGCATTATACTGTGATAACAAAGGACTTAAGGAAATACCTGCAATCCCAGCACGAATTTGGTACCTCTATCTTCAAAACAATCTAATTGAAACAATTTCGGAGAAGCCTTTTGTGAATGCCACTCATCTGAGATGGATAAATCTGAACAAGAATAAGATCACCAACAGTGGAATTGAGAGTGGTGTGCTGAGCAAGCTCAAAAGGCTGCTTTATCTATTCCTTGAAGATAATGAATTGGAAGAGGTGCCTGCCCCATTACCAGTGGGTCTGGAACAGCTAAGACTGGCTAGAAACAAAATATCCAGAATCCCAGAAGGAGTCTTCAGCAACTTGGAAAACCTTACTATGTTAGATCTGCACCAGAACAGTTTGTTGGACAGCGCTCTTCAAAGTGACACCTTCCAAGGACTCAACAATCTTATGCAACTCAACATAGCAAAAAATTCACTCAAGAAAATGCCTTTAAGCCTTCCAGCTAACACACTGCAGCTGTTTTTGGACAACAACTCCATTGAAGTGATACCAGAAAACTACTTCAGTGCAATACCCAAAGTGACTTTCCTTAGGCTGAACTACAATAAATTATCTGATGATGGTATTCCCCCAAATGGGTTTAATGTTTCATCTATTCTAGATCTACAGCTGTCTCACAACCAGCTCACTAAAATTCCACCAATCAATGCTCATCTCGAACACCTTCACCTTGATCACAACAGAATCAAAA GTGTCAATGGTACTGAAATATGCCCAGTCTCAATTGCCGTAGCAGAAGACTATGGTTTTTATGGCAACATCCCTCGCCTCCGATACCTTCGCCTGGATGGAAATGAAATTCAACCTCCAATCCCATTGGACATCATGATATGTTTCCAACTACTTCAAGCTGTTGTCATATAA